From a region of the Sphingopyxis sp. YR583 genome:
- a CDS encoding sigma factor, which produces MTDYIGALTALDAAPGARTRAQADRSFARLSTLAAPRIRYFTRNYGLTDVAEDAAQVCAIALHRAAERYDPARARFTTYVNWQFRAELQALRHRLHGDQRCAGRRQVTATLSFDALEEEGADAWLVDPAAQDATEQGAADNLAERLADRLVEDWACRRRAKLGRSRGEESRMETRLATEKQLVRHHLMVRDAAERLRESDRHIVRRALADIVHHAPIRKFH; this is translated from the coding sequence GTGACCGACTATATCGGGGCGCTGACCGCACTCGACGCGGCGCCCGGTGCACGGACGCGCGCGCAGGCCGATCGCAGCTTCGCCCGGCTTTCGACGCTCGCGGCGCCGCGTATCCGCTATTTCACGCGCAACTATGGGTTGACCGACGTCGCCGAGGACGCAGCACAGGTCTGCGCGATCGCGCTGCATCGAGCCGCCGAACGATATGATCCGGCCCGGGCGCGCTTTACTACCTATGTGAACTGGCAGTTTCGCGCCGAATTGCAGGCACTCAGGCACCGGTTGCACGGCGACCAGCGGTGTGCCGGGCGGCGGCAAGTCACTGCAACGCTGTCGTTCGACGCGTTGGAGGAAGAGGGCGCCGATGCCTGGCTGGTCGATCCGGCCGCCCAGGATGCGACCGAACAGGGCGCCGCCGACAATCTCGCCGAGCGCCTTGCCGATCGTCTGGTCGAGGATTGGGCATGCCGTCGACGCGCGAAACTGGGCCGTTCGCGTGGCGAAGAAAGCCGTATGGAAACCCGGCTTGCAACCGAAAAGCAGCTTGTCCGTCACCATCTGATGGTGCGCGACGCTGCGGAACGCCTACGCGAAAGCGACCGCCATATCGTGCGGCGCGCGCTCGCGGACATCGTGCACCACGCGCCGATCCGCAAATTTCACTGA
- a CDS encoding LON peptidase substrate-binding domain-containing protein, translating to MADTAPLTIQRIAIFPLTGAVLFPRLHLPLHIFEPRYSAMVQEVLARDRQIGMIQPRQLPGEEDREPPALYDVGCVGRIVDVEALDEGRFNLVLEGVARFRVRRELDVTTPFRQVEAEIELEAEDDAVLASIERARLEREAKRFAARQGYVVDWDSVGQLDDATLVNGIAQVAPFDAAAKQALLEASPIDARAELVVQLMQFFGRFDGDDGRATLQ from the coding sequence ATGGCCGATACTGCGCCTTTGACCATTCAGCGGATCGCGATCTTTCCGCTCACCGGTGCGGTGCTGTTTCCCCGGCTTCACCTGCCGCTCCATATCTTCGAGCCGCGCTATTCAGCGATGGTGCAAGAGGTATTGGCGCGCGACCGGCAGATAGGGATGATCCAGCCGCGGCAGCTGCCCGGCGAAGAGGACCGCGAACCGCCCGCGCTCTACGATGTCGGTTGCGTCGGCCGCATCGTCGATGTCGAGGCGCTCGACGAGGGGCGCTTCAACCTCGTCCTCGAAGGCGTTGCGCGCTTTCGCGTCCGCCGCGAACTCGACGTCACGACGCCGTTCCGGCAGGTGGAGGCCGAGATCGAGCTCGAGGCTGAAGACGATGCGGTGCTGGCGAGCATCGAGCGCGCGCGCCTTGAGCGTGAGGCCAAGCGCTTCGCGGCGCGGCAGGGCTATGTCGTCGATTGGGATTCGGTCGGACAGCTCGACGACGCCACGCTGGTCAACGGCATCGCGCAGGTCGCGCCGTTCGATGCCGCCGCAAAACAGGCGCTGCTCGAAGCCTCGCCGATCGATGCGCGCGCCGAACTTGTCGTCCAGCTGATGCAGTTTTTCGGCCGTTTCGACGGCGACGATGGTCGCGCCACGCTCCAGTAG